Proteins encoded within one genomic window of Sminthopsis crassicaudata isolate SCR6 chromosome X, ASM4859323v1, whole genome shotgun sequence:
- the LOC141548655 gene encoding plastin-3-like, whose protein sequence is MRVHIIVLHKKKRINERRTGKENKMNTRRTGSCSQGPRLREGTDPLSSLLCRDLQDALVILQLYERIKVPVDWNKVNKPPYPKLGANMKKLENCNYAVDLGKHPAKFSLVGIGGQDLNDGNPTLTLALVWQLMRRYTLNVLEDLGDGQKANDDIIVNWVNRTLGEAGKSTCIQSFKDKSISSSLAVVDLIDAIQPGCVNYDLVKSGNLTEEARHNNAKALTWRRGPRVRALGVLGVRGLAENHRARNPDLVGSRGGSLALPHAGSRPDVKMVGFSICDKLLLGEGMLSDCDGDKKKKRTATTHGPNTQRVLKRTEMLSLIDVKDSSKDTSTVLMLEARRP, encoded by the exons CACGGGCTCCTGCAGCCAGGGGCCAAGACTGCGTGAAGGCACTGaccccctttcttcccttctctgtaGAGACCTGCAGGATGCTCTGGTCATCTTACAGTTGTACGAAAGGATCAAAGTCCCCGTTGACTGGAATAAGGTCAACAAGCCGCCATATCCCAAGCTTGGCGCCAACATGAAAAAG CTGGAAAACTGCAACTATGCCGTGGATTTGGGGAAGCACCCTGCCAAATTCTCCCTGGTGGGCATCGGTGGGCAGGACCTGAACGATGGCAACCCGACCCTTACCTTAGCTCTGGTCTGGCAGCTGATGAGACG GTACACCTTGAATGTCCTGGAAGATCTTGGTGATGGACAGAAAGCTAACGATGACATCATCGTGAACTGGGTGAACAGAACACTAGGGGAAGCTGGGAAATCCACCTGCATCCAGAGCTTTAAA GACAAATCCATCAGCTCCAGCTTGGCTGTTGTGGACTTGATCGACGCCATCCAGCCGGGATGTGTTAACTACGACCTGGTGAAGAGTGGGAACCTGACTGAGGAGGCCCGCCACAACAACGCCAA AGCGCTCACATGGCGCCGTGGCCCTCGGGTTCGGGCGCTCGGAGTATTGGGGGTCAGGGGGCTTGCCGAGAATCACAGGGCCCGGAACCCTGACCTTGTGGGCTCCCGGGGCGGCTCCTTGGCCCTCCCCCACGCTGGCTCTCGGCCGGATGTTAAGATGGTGGGGTTCA GTATTTGTGACAAGCTCCTGTTGGGTGAGGGAATGCTGAGCGACTGCGATGgggacaaaaagaagaaaaggacggCAACGACACATGGACCAAACACACAGCGAGTTCTCAAGCGGACGGAG atgctaAGTCTGATAGACGTGAAAGACAGTTCCAAAGATACTTCCACGGTTCTCATGCTAGAGGCTCGAAGGCCTTAA